In Pan troglodytes isolate AG18354 chromosome 5, NHGRI_mPanTro3-v2.0_pri, whole genome shotgun sequence, the sequence CAAGTTCTGCTCTCTACGTCACCAAAGGAGGTTGGAGCCATTTTGAACCCTGCGACCCTAGtgttttccctcttttcctaGCTCTTCGCCGTCTTTCCCGATGTCGGCCAATcaggggaaaaggaaaaggccCAATCAGCAGAAAGTCCACAGCTGAAGGACCCGGATGAAGCGAGCCTAGGACTTTGAAGTGCAAGCCTCGCCAATTGTAGAGCAGTCACCATGGCGACAAGATAGGGGTGAAGAGGTGGAACAAGAGAAGGTTCAACCCTCACAGGATTGGCCCACCCCCGTCCCGCCGCGTGCTGCGCAGGCGCGTTTTACCTAACCACCATTTTCCGTCAAGTTCTAGCCAATGAGTTGATTTGGAGCCATACGCTCCAAAGTCCAATAGCAATCCGGACATTCTCTAAAAGAGGAAGCGAAGGAAAGAAAGGGGCTTATAGTGGGCGAGGTCTATAGGTAGTCCCGAGCAAATTGCTTATGGCTTTGGTTATGACTGACAACTACTCAGACGAATAAAGCCCTCCTTGGCCAGGCGACAGGGTGTAGCGAGTTATTACCAATCCCTTGGCATTGCACATTGACTTAGACCGTATCAGCCAATAGCCATTGTGCGAAGGCAGGACTGCACTAACCTTTTCCCGCCCCTACCCTTTGGGCCAATCCtttcttttgaattctttgtgACTGGCAGGCATTCAGACCAATAGTGATTAGGAAACCTTGAAGCCTGCCCAACGATCGTGGGCAGGAGGTGGTTTCTGGTTTGTTGGggcgtgtgtatgtgtatttgggGGGACTGAAGGGTACGTGGGGCGAAACAAAACCGGCCATGGCAGCAGCGGAGGAGGAGGACGGGGGCCCCGAAGGGCCAAATCGCgagcggggcggggcgggcgcgACCTTCGAATGTAATATATGTTTGGAGACTGCTCGGGAAGCTGTGGTCAGTGTGTGTGGCCACCTGTACTGGTGAGAATCGAGGAGGGGGGCGGGAGGTGGTGGGTCTCGCTTATATACTGGAGAGGCTAGGAGCGAATAATCATACAGTCATACAGATAATCGGAGGGCACGTTCCCATAGGTGAAGCCCGACAGGAGACATAAGACTTTGCTGGTATGTGTGGGTGGGAGTATAGCGGTCGAGATCTGTGGAAAGAAAGGTCTTAGGAACCAGGAGCGGAGGCATGTGATGTGCTGAGAAGAGAAGGTGGGGCGGGGAGTGGCAGGACAATGTGAGACCCGAGCCACCTTACCCCAGAGAAGTGAGGGGTCTTAGCTGTGCAGGTGGAAACAAGTGAGACACAAAGGTTAAGGGAGGCACGCATCAATTGAGTCGGGGAGAACCAGGAAATGTGGATCACATTCAGATGAGATCTGGGAGGGGGCTGGTATAAGGGCACTGTGGAGAGGCAGACTTGAAAGGTTAAAGGGTCGTAAAGATAGGGACATTATTGAGCTTGAAAGTGAGTAATGGGGGAATGTGCTAGTAAAGGGGTTTGGTTTGGAGTGATGGGGTTGGGGTTGAAAAGAGGAGACCCGGAAAGAGGTGGCTGAAGGAAATTAGAAATTAACTTGAAAGGCAGAAAAGAGAGGGCACGAAAATTTGTATGTGTTTGttggggagaggagaaaggagagggttGAGTGTGTTGAGGATGGACAGAGCTTTAGGTGTTGGAAGATCAGACAAGCAGGAAGGCTAAGTTGGCTGGCATGGTAGAGGTTgcagaaaatctgaaaagcaaCAGCAGGTTGCTTGGGAAGAGGGGTTAGATGGGATTCTGCGAAGTCTAGGGTCTGTGTCTCTCTTTTCTGTAGCtagtttgacctttttttttttttctcccccatccAGTTGGCCATGTCTTCATCAGGTGCGTACTCAGGAGATGAAGTGGGAAATGGGGAGGTCTGAGGAGCTGTAAGACCCTCTTGTATACTGGAAACCACTTTTTTTCTCCCCAGTGGCTGGAGACACGGCCAGAACGGCAAGAGTGTCCAGTATGTAAAGCTGGGATCAGCAGAGAGAAGGTTGTCCCGCTTTATGGGCGAGGGAGCCAGAAGCCCCAGGATCCCAGGTGAGAGACTGGAGGTGTTGCTTAGGGAAGATTGAAGGCTTCTGCCCTTGGAAAACGGTGTGGAAGATGAGAGGAGAAAATTCCCTGTTAactttctctctccatttcctcAGATTAAAAACTCCACCCCGCCCCCAGGGCCAGAGACCAGCTCCAGAGAGCAGAGGGGTGAGTCTTCTTGTCCAGTTGTGTCCCTTCCTTGACAGATTTGCCGGCTTCCTGTCTGACTTTTTCCGCCTCCCTAGGGATTCCAGCCATTTGGTGATACCGGGGGCTTCCACTTCTCATTTGGTGTTGgtgcttttccctttggctttttCACCACCGTCTTCAATGCCCATGAGCCTTTCCGCCGGGGTACAGGTAAGAGTCACACTCAGCTCCCATCAGGGAGCTCTGTGAATCCCCTCAGGCCCCCTCCCAGCCTAGGAGCATATGCTTCCACAGCTTTCCTCTCTCCCACAGGTGTGGATCTGGGACAGGGTCACCCGGCCTCCAGCTGGCAGGATTCCCTCTTCCTGTTTCTCgccatcttcttctttttttggctgCTCAGTATTTGAGCTATGTCTGCTTCCTGCCCACTTCCAGCCAGAGGAGAATCAGTATTGAGGGTCCCTGCTGGCCCTTCCTTACTCCTGGACCCCCTTGACCCCTCTATTTCTGTTGGCTAAGGCCAGCCCTGGACATTCTCCAGGAAGGCCTGGGGAGGAGGAGTGAAGTCTGTGCATAGATGGGAGAGCCTTCTGCTCAGAGGCTCACTCAGTAACGTTGTTTAATTCTCTGCCCTGGGGAAGGAGGATGGATTGAGAGAATGTCTTTCTCCTCTCCTAAGTCTTTGCTTTCCCTGATTTCTTGATTTGATCTTCAAAGGTGGGCAAAGTTCCCTCTGACTCTTCCCCCACTCCCCATCttactgatttaatttaatttttcactcCCCAGAGTCTAATATGGATTCTGACTCTTAAGTGCTTCCACCCCCTCACTACCTCCTTTAATACAAATTCAATAAAAAAGGTGAAATATATTGATGGGATCTCTTCCCAAGTTCGCCCCCAACCCCGACAGAAGCATCTTCTCCCCAACTTGAGTAGATGTTTGGTATAGTATGGTGAAGTATGGGGGTGAGTCCCTTTCCTTCAGGGCCCTCAAGGGTATAGGGGTGAGGTTgtgtctcatacacacacacagacacacaagagCAAGATGTGTCAGGTGTTTAATCATCATTGTGGGGGGCTCTGGTTGTAGAAGAAAGCTTGGCAAGGTGGGGTTATACAGGAGAGAGATTATACAGGAGAGAGTTGGTCTGAGGCCAGAACAGttcaagggaaaaagaaaagggagctGATGGATAGGATCTGTCTGTGGGCCCCTCAAGGCCCTCCAGTACTACTCTCGCCTGCCTCAGGTTCCTCCGACTGATTCAGTTCTGCacgctcctcctcttcctcctggttTTCTGGGGCCTTCCTGAGGAGAAAGATTGGGGGGAATGCGGCACGTTGTCGTTCCACCCCCCGACCCCTCTTCGCTTGCTGCCTGGAAGCCCTAGGTCTGAGGGGTCTGGCTTTCACCACTCACCTCTCCTCTCCTTGGCGTTGCCGCCTTTGCCACAAGATGACCCCAATGACCAGGGTGGCTGTCCCCAGGCCTCCCAGGATCCCCAGGGCCAGGGCTAGAGTTCCCAGCCCTGATCCTCCCACAGAGCCTGTACGGAGACAGGGAAAATTGAGAGCACAGCCACCACCACTCACCATTCCTTTCTTGTTGACCATCCCCCCAGTCACATGTGTTGGGGGCTATCTTCTGCTTCCCTGACTTTATCAAACCCCTCACCTGCAGTTGGCCCCTCCTTGCCTGGTTCTGGAAGACAAAGTTGGATCCAGTCAGAAAGGAAGACTTTGGGTTGAGAGAGAGTTATTTAGTGGGAGCCCCAGTGgagtctttccctttcttttttttttttgagatggagtttcacttttgttgcccaggctggcatgcaatggtgcgatcttggctcaccgcaatctacgcctcctgggttcaagcaattctcctgcctcagcctctcaagtagctggcctcccaggtagctgggattacaggcatgtgccaccatgcctggctaattttgtatttttagtagaaatgggatttctccatgttggtcaggctggtctcgaactccctacctcaggtgatctgcccgcctcagcctcccaaagtgttgggattacaggtgtgagccaccacgcccagccgtctttccctttttttagctcagagggaagaagggagaggctTGGCTGCTCTCTTGGCAGAAtttgggtggggcaggggaggctTGGGTGTGGgtgcagggagggagaggtggggtgGCTGTTAGGGATAAGGCCAGAATGGGGCAGGAAATTAGAGCCTGTGCTGTCCTGCACCCTAGTCCCAGGGTCTGTAGGGCTTGGGGAGAGGTCTCAccgatgatgctgatgctgacaGCACGGCTTTCCTGGGGCCCGTGGCTGGGATGGGTGGCCACACAGCTGTAGGTTCCCTGGTCCTGAGGCCCTATCTCAGGGAGGATCAGCACAGGGCTGGGGGGAAGGGGCAAGGGCACACcctggtgggggaaggggagaggagactATTTCAAAACCCTTGTCTTTTTGTCTCCATATCTTCAGataccctctcttcctcctcagctCCTAGCCTGCCTTTCCCTCGTTAGCCCTCTGCCCTCCCTGTTGCTAGTTATGGTTCACCCTACCTCCCAGCCCCTCTCTCCAGGTCACTCACATCCTTCATCCAGTGGATTTGAGGAGAGGGCTGGGCAGGGACTTCACAGGTCAGGGTTACGGTTCCACCAGGAGCTACTGCTCCACCTTCTGGCTCCACCACCAATTGGACCTCCTCCAGAGGCACAGGCTCTGGGAGTTGGAAGGGTTTTGAGGTGGAGAGTTACACTTGTGAGTGATCCCAGTGGCCATGGGCTTGACTCCCTCTTTCCCTAAGGGTCAGACTTCCAGAACGTGCTCACGTGAGCTTGGGGCCCTCCCCACCTATGCTCACCCCAGACACGGGGCTGGATGGGGGCTGTGCGCAAGGCCCGGTGTCGGGGAAGGCCTGGGCTGAAGCTACAGGAGAAGGTGGGACGGGGATCTCCTCCCCGGGCTGGGGTCACCATTAGCTCCGACTGCAGTGTGAAGAGCCCTGTCTCAGGGTGTCTCCTGGTCTGTTCCTTCACAGATACTCCTATGATGGGAGGATAAGACAAATTATCCCAGGGTGGGTGTGGGAGTGAGATCAGGGAGAAGGCAGCTTGGGGGGCACCTTAGGACTCACCCTTCTCATTAGGCACCAGGGGCTTCCCATCCAAGTGCCAGCTAAGAGTCCCTGCAGGGTAGCTTCCCTCTGACACACATGTCCCCACCTGGGGAAAGAGTGGTGACCTCAGAATCCTTTGAAAATGAGAGAtgccacacacccacacccacacacactcgcCTCCTGTTCACAGGGCCGTTTTCTACTTCTCCTGCTTTCTTCCACTACCTTATTGGGAACACCAGCCGTGAGTTCAGAGGCAGAATCTACAATTTCTGGCTTCCCAGGAATCTCTGAAGGAGGAAAAATCCAGTCAGAGGCTGTAATTGTGAAGGTTCTCAAACTCTGTGTGTGGAAATGAGGCCAGTGGAAGTCAGAGGCCCTCATGGGCCAAGGCTGGGGTTGAAGGCTTTTTCTTAGGTAAGAGGGAGGCCTTGGAGAAGACCCTGGAATTCTTACGGTAGACACGGACTCGGTAGTTGGACTTGgtctcctttccattcctgttCATTGCCTGGCACCGGAAAATCCCCTCATCCTGGATCCCGACAGCCGGAAGGAAGAGGGAGCCGTTGGGAAGGACACGAGCCACACTGTCCCAGGGGCCTCCTCCCTGGGGAGACAGGACCTTCCAAGCTTCTGTCCGGCCTGTGTTCTAGAAGCAGAGAAGCAGGGCCTAAACAGTGCAAGGCCTTTGGGAAAGGACTGTGAGGCAGAGTGACGGGGATCCAAATTATTGCTGGTCTCCCTGGAAGTTGGGAGGCTGCAACAGGAGCCCCGCTTACCAGTTTCCATTCCAGCCGCTGGGGTGGTTTCTTGGGGGCCCCCTTACACTTCAGCACCAGTGGCTCGCCAATCCGGGCTGTGAtgttttgagcacctactactgCCCCTGGGAGATAGCACCATGGTAGTGGGGCAGGAAGGGAATGAGGGCTAACAAAATTTGGACAGGGTGGGTGAGGGACCTTGAAAGGCACTTCCTCGGGTTCTGGGAAAAGTTCTAGGACAATTGGGGTGTGGGGTTAAAGTGCTTTCTGCAGGGAGGGtcagtggggttgggggagtggctCACCCCACAGACTGAGGACCAGCACCCAGGCTCCAACTGCTGTTCCGGCTGCCATCCTGCTTCCTTCCAGGGTCCTGGCTCTGTCTGCCCCTCTCCCTGCTGTGGCCTCCGCCCTAGGTGGGGCCTGCACCCTCTCTCCAGCCCCCATCTTTCAGTCGTCTTGTCACAGGGAATGCTAGGAATTCATGCCTTTGGGACAAGAGTCCTTCAGGTACTAGAGAAATAATTATCACCCCACCCCTGGGCACTACCAGCCTCTGGGTACAGTCACTTCCCTGGGGGATGGGGAGTGTACCCTCTAGGGTCTCATTCCCTCAGAGCCCCCGATCCTATTTATTCCATCAGTCCATCAGGGCTGCCTGGTGACCCACTGGAGCCCCATCTTGATTGCGCAAAGTTGCATCAATAGGGTTCAGGCCAGACTGTTGTCTGCAAGGGTGCAATTGGGCCTGCATCATGAAGGCAAGGCTGGGGAACAGGAGAGAAACCTGTTTGGAGCTTCgtgaaagaaaatcattttttttctggggtttctcatgttttttgaaaaaaattctcaactaaacccagggaaaaaagaaatttctttatttaaaactgcattttgttttttttctgtgaaactaCACAAGTTTACAAGTGAGGAGAGAACTGCCCCTGGCCCATGCCTCCCACCCCCCGACCCATCACACTTCCAACCTGTCCCCAGTCCTGCCCGGATCTTTAATGGGAGGGGTTCCCCACTCTGACAGTCTTGTAAAATCCTGAGAATGTCTGAGGGGATCAGATGGTAGGGTTCAGGGCTGAGGATGGGACAGTGTTGATGTTACTTTTCCCCCACATCTGGCTTTTTGcaacctcctccctctccctaccCCTTGATTTTGGTGTGACAAAAAGATACCTCATTTATGGGGAAATTGAGGAAGATACATATACAAGCACCCCAACCCATATTTAACATATTTGGCAATAACTCCCTTCCCATTCTTCCCCCTCCAATTTTCAAatagtagtttttttaaaaattaaagacatgtCACTCACAGGGGAAGATGGCATCTTCAATTTCCTCAAAATTACTGAGTCCAGCCCTGCCCAAGGGTTGTGGGAAGAAGGGGGATGAGAGGCCAGCAGGGCAAGCCCTTCACTGCCTCCACATCAAATGCGGCAGAAACCTGCCTGCATGAACAAAGAACACCTAAGGGATTTTAGGGGGCAAAGCTTGGTGCCCTGTAAAATTTACTTCCTGATGGACAGGCCTGGAGCCAGGGGGGCCTCTTTACCAGTTCTGTTTGTCCCCCTTTCTCTTACCAGAACCCCTTTGGCTATCACCCCTAATATgggaaagtaagaaataaaaaaaaagacaagaaatcaacatatttataaaaaaaaacaaacaagctgcTTCCccaaactaaattaaaaattaagaaccaccaccaccaccaacaacaacaacaaaaacaacaacaacaacaaaaaacagatggatcccagggtttctttttctttctttaaaaaaaaaaaaaagttcaacccCAAAGCCCAGTGAATAATTCCCTAAAGTAGCAGAAACTCCCTCCGAGGTAGATATCTGAGTCAGACACTCTCGTCCACCGAGCGATTCTATTGGTTTAAGATGAGCTGCGTATGAGGTAAGTAAGCCGTCTggaggggcgggggtggggatGCATGGGGGCGTGGCCCATGTCCTCTGTCCAGAAGTCATGTCCCCATTTTTGGCATCTCTGATTGGGCAGGGCTGGCGTCTCCACAGATTCCAGAGCATAcaagtggggtggggaagggaaagtGGGGGAGCCCAGGAGAGAAACAGAATAGTTGCAAGtgggagtatgtgtgtgtgaggtgtgggagagggagagagaaagacaggagaaAAAGGGGTCTGAGAAATAGGTTTCTGGGTATGTGTATGTTTCTGTGTAAGAAAGAAAGCGAGAgaggaaaaagatggaaaaaagggAGAGACAGACCCCACACTCCCCTTAGAGGCCCCATTCTTCCTGCCATGTAATTAGCACCCCCAGCACAGAGAGAGTCTCGTTAGGGAGGGGATGACCCCATTGGCCCTTCTCTGTCTTGTGCTTCTCCTGTATTGGGGTTTGTCCTCTGGAAGCCTGCGTCCTCTTCAAGTCGCCTTGTGAGAGCCCCCACCCCTGTGACCCTGAGGGGCAAGATCAGTTGGAGGTATCAGAGTGAACACTCCCTGGTCCCTCCGTTGGGGATGTCACTGAAGAGGGGGTCACAGCCTCTTGCCAGCTGCCATTTGCCTGAAAGGAGAGACAGAGTACAGAAAACAGAGAAGGCCCTGGGAACCCTGTGTGGGCACAACATTACTAGGGAAAATGCCCCTCTGTCCTGTGAGAACTGGACAGAGAGGAGCTTCAGGATCCACTCACCCTCATTTCCCGTGGGCTGTACATCTGGCCTCCCCCGAGGTTATCCCCATAGCCCCCTGGCCCCATCGAGTGTCGGAGTGATTCCACCTGTAGGCAGCAGAGGAAGGTATGACAGTGAAGAGAAGCCTCAGAGGAAAGAGGTCTTGTATCCTAAAGTAGAGGAAATGGAGTTGGGGAAAGCCCTACTTGAGAGGAGATGGGCATCTGACCTGGGAAGCAGAATAGGAATCTCCGTTGAGCCCAGGCATCCCCAGAAACATGTCTCCAGATCCTGAGAGATTGAAAGAGCCGCCAGAGCCTTGTGGGGGCAGAGAGGGAAGAGTGTAATAGAGCCCATGATGGTAGAGGATGAACCACAACTCTCAACTCTTGTGGGGACATGCTACTATACTCCAATTATCCACAAAATAACATTCCAACACACAGAAAGAGCAGGCTGTTCCTTGGCCACCCGTGGGAAGAAAGGCAGAACTAAGATCACTGGAATGGCCTCTGTCCCCTGACATCTCCAGCCTATCTCAGCTCGGTCCCTCTCACCCCAAAAGGCCCCCTCTCTGCTATGATCCTGCCTAGATAGGAAGTGGGAACAAAAGCAGGAAGTGTGCAAAACAGTCAGCCGGGGTGACAGTGGGATCCACCTGCAGAGGAAGGGGGTGTCGGGGAGCTGGTGCGGCTGTGGCCCCCCTGGGTGACTGACACGGCGGTCTTGACAGCATAGATGTTTGCCTCCTCTTGGAACTTTCCGATGTTTTTCTTATAGCGAATCCTCTTGTTGCCAAACCAGTTGGAGACCTGTGGGGCAGAAAGGAGGGTCAGGTAGAAACATTTGCCTCTGAAGTCCTTCACTGAATAAGATGTGagtgacagcatttttttttttttttgcttcctggtctcactatgctgttgcccaggctggtctccaactcaagtgatcctcccacttcagcctccctagtagctgggattacaggaacacaccactgcacctagctgaGATGCGTGCACTTTGCCTGACAACTCCTCCCGCAACCTCCATAATACCTGAGACACGGTGATGCCACACTTCTTGGCAagctcctccttggcctcctcacTAGGATATGGGTTACTCAGGTGGGAGTAGAAATACTCATTTAGGACCTCAGTGGCCTGTTTGCTGAAGTTACGGCGCTTTCGTCtacagaggagggagaagagcggTGAGGAGGATGTTGATGTTCTGGCAGGGCTGTCACATGGCATGACCCCAGAGTCACCATTGTCATGGAGTACCATGTTGTGCAGCATGGCAGCTCAGGGTCTTGGAGAGGAATGGGAAGGAGCCCAGTGCTGGGGGCCAGCCTGGGGTCCCTGGGCCCACCTGGCATCCAGGAAACGGGAGCGCAGGATCATCACAGCCTCGCAGGTGCTCTGCTTCAGCTGCATCTGGATGGCGCTGAACTTTCGATGGATGATGCTCACCATGCGTTCCATCTCTTTGGGGGCCACGGGCCTGGTGCGGCTCTGCTCCCTCAGCAGGTTCATGACATGGGTCGTGAACTCATTACATGCCTGTAGTGGGGGCCAGTGGGCTGGTGAGGAGGAGCCCTTTGACCATGGGATTCCCCTGCAAGAGcccttccctccacccacccaaGCCTCCTCTCCTTACCTGCTCATACTTCTCCAGCTCCGAGTGGTATATGTGACGGATCTGGGCAAGTTTGCTGCGATAGTCCGAGTGTTCGATGGAGTTGTCAGGGGACACGCCACCACCAGAGGCTGCAGcggctgcagctgctgctgctgagccGCCCCCTTTCTCGGGCCCAGCCACACCCTCTGCCAGAAGCATGTTGTCCAAGCGCATCAGCTGTGGGTCCActggctcctcctcctgggaGCTCCGAATGCTGAGGCCTAGCATGCAGGCGAGTGGACTTAGGGACCCAGAGACCCCGATACCCAGTGCTCAGTCCTCCTGGTGCTTCCTGGAGAGCCAAGTTCCCAGGCTTTGGTTCCTTCCCCAGTCCCCCTGATTCCTTACTTTCCTCAGGGCCCCAAGTTGTCACACTCTAGCCCTATAATGAACAGGGTTCTGTTCCCAGAGTTGAGCAATCCGGGGGGGGGGCCCACATACCGGTTTTCTCCTTGATTTCACACAGGACGCTAAAGAGAGCAGGCTTCATTCGGTGGCAGTTTAGGGCGTGTTTCCTTGGGAGGAGTGGGAGTGGGGAAAGAGAAAAGTTGAGGAGCTAGAGAAACAGAGCAGGGGGCCTGAGAACAAGGAGGGAGGAGGGTCAATCTGCGGAGGGAGGAAGCGGATTGGGGGTGGAATGAGTTGGGGGTGGAATGAGGAGTTCTTGGGAAAAGATCAGCTCCCAGAGCATGGGGAAGCTCCTCAGCTTCAGGGAGACTCAGGGAAGATGCAGGCAGCAGGTTAAAGGCTGCGGGCTTTGGGAGATGGTCTAGAAAGGTAGGAGGAGGAATCTGGGAGTggatggagaaaggaaagtgaCTTGGTaggtttcagagagagagagacagaggctggGGTTGAGAAGAGTCAGAGTTTGAGGTGGCAGAGTGGGGCTGGGGGTGCCGAGCTAACTGGGGAGATCAGTGTAGGGTGTGTGAAGGGGTCCTGGGGCTGAGCAGCTGGGAGGCTTTGATGCACCTAGTGTCTGGCTGAGCAGTGGAGAGGAGCTTTAGGGGctctggagagggtgtggaggtCTCCACATCTGGAGAGAATGAGGGGGCTGGGTGGAGAGTTAGGGGAGAAGATAACGTAGCCCAAGAACAGTTTTTTAGTCTGGGAGCCAAAGGGGGCTCCCGGGGATGGGGCTGTTCCAGGAGACTGCAGGGGTCGGCAAAAGGTTAGGAGTGGGGAGCCGGGCCACCGGGGGTTCCCTCTGTGAAGGTTTCAGGGCCTGGGGGTGAAGGGAGGTTTGAGAGGGATCACTTTTCTATGGGCTCCCAGGAATAAGGAGAGAAGAGAGCTGTTGGATCCTGGAGAGGGCCCTGGAGTTGGGGGGGCTCCCAGAAGATTCAGAACATGTGAACGGGGTTTGCTGGGTCTGTGTGGGGTCCCGGGGTGGGGGCACTCACTTGGCCTGGGCCTCGTCCAGGCTCTGGTCGGTGATGGTCATTATCTGCTGCAGAATGTCCCCGATGTCTTGCTTCCCTCGGCCTCCCGGGACCCCCCCGCTACCCCCACCGGGGTCTCCGCCACCGGGAGGCTCGCCAGGGCCCCCAGGCTCCCCACTCACCAATCCCAGGCCCCCCCGGCCCCCGCCTGGAGGGGGCGGCCCCAGTAGCCGTTCGTCCATAGCTGGGGGGGGGCCCTGAGGCCCCCTCCCTGCTCCGCCCCTCCCCCCGCCTGGTTACTTCTCCCCCCAAACTCGCTGGGGCCGCTGCTCCCTCCGCCCCAACCCCCGCCCGTCTGCCCCCGGCTCCCGGCTCCCCCGGGGGTTCACCCCGGCACTGAAGGGAGACCTGGGATACCGGCTGGGCCCCCCACAGGAGACCCCGGCCCCCGGCGGCGGAGAAAATGGAGccggagagagagaggaggcccAAGCgggggtgtgtgtgagagagagggaggagggaggagggagaagggggggagcgagggagggaggctgggggaggggagccggggaggaagaggaggggagaagagaggaggaacAGGGAGGAGCTGGGGGCGGAGAGAGAGACATAGAAACAGAGGAACTGAGACCgagtggaggaggggagagggaagaggggatGAGGGGAGGAGACGGGCCATCTGAAAAATATGGGAAAGCCCCCTGGCTGGACTTCCGCGGCCTAGGAGTGGGGCTGTGTTGGCGGCTGGGggcgtctgtc encodes:
- the AGER gene encoding advanced glycosylation end product-specific receptor isoform X6, whose protein sequence is MGAGERVQAPPRAEATAGRGADRARTLEGSRMAAGTAVGAWVLVLSLWGAVVGAQNITARIGEPLVLKCKGAPKKPPQRLEWKLNTGRTEAWKVLSPQGGGPWDSVARVLPNGSLFLPAVGIQDEGIFRCQAMNRNGKETKSNYRVRVYQIPGKPEIVDSASELTAGVPNKVGTCVSEGSYPAGTLSWHLDGKPLVPNEKGVSVKEQTRRHPETGLFTLQSELMVTPARGGDPRPTFSCSFSPGLPRHRALRTAPIQPRVWEPVPLEEVQLVVEPEGGAVAPGGTVTLTCEVPAQPSPQIHWMKDGVPLPLPPSPVLILPEIGPQDQGTYSCVATHPSHGPQESRAVSISIIEPGKEGPTAGEGFDKVREAEDSPQHM